In a single window of the Hydrogenobaculum sp. 3684 genome:
- a CDS encoding YraN family protein, translating into MKGKEFEDMAFSWLLEKGYKVLKRNHRCKRGEIDIIATKENKLIAFEVKGNNTDTYGLPEERIDRLKLERIRLCLTEYALSNGIDLDNIQIDAIFIYKDQIRHLENLCLW; encoded by the coding sequence ATGAAGGGTAAAGAGTTTGAAGATATGGCTTTTTCATGGCTTTTAGAAAAAGGATACAAGGTGTTAAAAAGAAATCACAGATGTAAAAGAGGCGAGATAGATATAATAGCCACAAAAGAAAACAAGCTAATAGCCTTCGAGGTAAAAGGCAACAACACAGATACATACGGACTTCCAGAAGAGCGCATAGATAGATTAAAGTTAGAACGGATAAGACTTTGCCTTACAGAATACGCCCTTTCAAACGGTATAGATTTAGATAATATCCAAATAGACGCAATATTTATTTACAAAGACCAAATACGTCATTTGGAAAACCTATGCCTTTGGTAG